From the Flavobacterium galactosidilyticum genome, one window contains:
- a CDS encoding YceI family protein codes for MKNLKSIALALVVVLSTVSVSAQTKKVDASKSTINWTGKKVTGQHEGTVNLKDGNLVFKGKKLVGGTFNVDMTSLIVTDLKAGQGKEKLEGHLKADDFFGTDKFETATLVFKKVSAKSPNVYTVNGDLTIKGITKPVSFDLATTANTASANVKIDRTKYDIKYNSGNFFENLGDKVINDNFDLAVTLKF; via the coding sequence ATGAAGAATTTAAAATCAATCGCATTAGCATTAGTAGTAGTTTTATCTACAGTATCAGTATCAGCACAAACTAAAAAAGTTGATGCTTCAAAAAGTACTATTAACTGGACTGGAAAAAAAGTAACTGGACAACATGAAGGAACAGTTAACCTAAAAGATGGCAACTTAGTTTTCAAAGGAAAAAAATTAGTAGGAGGAACATTTAATGTTGATATGACTTCACTTATCGTAACCGATTTAAAAGCAGGTCAAGGAAAAGAAAAATTAGAAGGTCACTTAAAAGCAGATGACTTTTTTGGTACTGACAAATTTGAAACTGCTACTTTAGTTTTCAAAAAAGTAAGTGCTAAGTCACCAAATGTTTACACAGTAAATGGTGATTTGACTATAAAAGGAATAACTAAACCTGTTAGTTTTGATCTTGCTACAACGGCAAATACTGCTTCAGCAAATGTAAAAATTGACAGAACTAAATATGACATCAAATACAATTCTGGAAATTTCTTCGAAAACTTAGGAGACAAAGTAATCAACGATAATTTTGATTTAGCTGTCACTTTAAAATTCTAA
- a CDS encoding NAD(P)H-dependent oxidoreductase, which yields MNSFIENQNWRYATKKFDASKKIAEQDLNILKEAIRLSSSSYGLQPYKIIIVENPELRAQLQPAAWGQSQITDASHIIIFAHEVNFGAEGIDSYFKNVSETRKASLESMKGYMDFMKTTITALSEEERNIWSAKQTYLALGNLLNAAADLRIDVTPMEGFVPAQVNELLGLNKLGLHATLIATMGYRHDEDATQHFKKVRKSNEELFITL from the coding sequence ATGAATAGTTTTATAGAAAATCAGAACTGGAGGTACGCTACAAAAAAGTTTGACGCCTCTAAAAAAATAGCAGAACAAGACTTAAATATACTTAAAGAAGCAATTCGCTTAAGTTCGTCTTCATACGGATTGCAACCATATAAAATTATTATTGTTGAAAATCCAGAGTTAAGAGCACAGTTGCAACCAGCTGCGTGGGGACAATCTCAAATTACGGATGCATCACACATCATTATTTTTGCACATGAAGTTAATTTTGGAGCAGAAGGAATCGATAGTTACTTTAAAAATGTGAGTGAGACAAGGAAGGCTAGCCTTGAAAGTATGAAAGGCTATATGGATTTCATGAAAACAACTATAACAGCTCTTTCAGAAGAAGAAAGGAATATTTGGTCAGCAAAACAAACTTACTTAGCGTTAGGAAATTTATTAAATGCAGCGGCAGATTTAAGAATTGATGTAACTCCTATGGAAGGTTTTGTACCTGCGCAAGTTAACGAATTATTAGGACTTAATAAATTAGGACTACATGCAACATTAATTGCAACTATGGGTTATAGACATGATGAAGATGCTACGCAGCATTTTAAAAAAGTTAGAAAATCAAACGAAGAATTATTTATTACACTATAA
- a CDS encoding MarR family winged helix-turn-helix transcriptional regulator gives MKIEDVLKSTAPMDNSKKIILNIVYTHNMITENFNEILKPYDISSEQYNVLRILRGQKGNPANMSLLQERMVAKTSNTTRLVDKLLAKGLVTRKVCSENRRKIEVLITQKGLDVLKELDPKVIKHENSLSSNLTQDEIAQLNQLLEKYRNQ, from the coding sequence ATGAAAATTGAAGATGTTTTAAAATCGACGGCCCCAATGGATAATTCGAAAAAAATTATTCTGAATATCGTGTACACACACAATATGATTACGGAGAATTTTAATGAAATACTAAAGCCTTATGATATATCAAGTGAGCAATATAATGTACTTCGAATATTAAGAGGGCAAAAAGGGAATCCGGCAAACATGTCTCTACTCCAAGAGCGCATGGTAGCTAAAACGAGTAATACTACTCGCTTAGTGGACAAATTACTAGCAAAAGGTTTAGTTACTAGGAAAGTTTGTTCTGAAAATAGACGAAAAATTGAAGTTCTTATTACTCAAAAAGGTTTAGATGTTTTAAAAGAACTTGATCCAAAAGTAATTAAACATGAAAATTCCTTATCTAGTAATTTAACTCAAGATGAGATTGCTCAATTAAACCAATTATTAGAAAAATACAGGAATCAATAA
- a CDS encoding thymidylate synthase, whose translation MNKYHQILNKIITKGKVQKNKKGNITYLLNQELQLKPIDLLDLFEGHAVARKKLKDELVLFMAGERSTEAYRDIGVSWWDYCGPILVNSYPTYFEQLPKLIDKINKEKRTSKNYVLFLGSNNTESNQQPCLSLIQFQIEKGKLVISAYQRSSDANLGLPADIYHLYLISKQIDLPLKSITLFLGNVHVYENNLEGTQQLLSGDSVKFSLNVG comes from the coding sequence ATGAATAAATATCACCAAATATTAAACAAAATAATTACTAAAGGAAAGGTTCAAAAAAATAAGAAAGGGAATATCACTTATTTGCTTAATCAAGAACTCCAATTAAAGCCAATTGACTTGCTAGACCTGTTTGAAGGCCATGCTGTAGCACGAAAAAAGCTAAAAGATGAATTAGTGTTGTTTATGGCCGGCGAACGCTCTACGGAGGCGTATCGTGATATTGGGGTTTCATGGTGGGATTATTGTGGTCCTATTCTAGTCAATAGTTATCCAACGTACTTTGAGCAGCTGCCTAAGCTTATCGATAAGATCAACAAAGAGAAGCGCACCTCTAAGAATTATGTGTTATTCCTTGGTTCTAACAACACTGAGAGCAACCAACAGCCTTGTCTTAGTTTAATTCAGTTTCAAATAGAGAAAGGAAAGCTCGTTATAAGTGCTTATCAGCGTTCTAGTGATGCTAATCTGGGCTTGCCTGCTGACATCTATCACTTGTATTTAATCAGTAAACAGATTGATTTGCCATTGAAGTCTATCACGTTGTTTCTGGGTAATGTCCACGTGTATGAAAACAACCTTGAAGGTACACAGCAGCTATTATCCGGTGATTCGGTTAAGTTTAGTTTAAACGTGGGTTAA
- the istA gene encoding IS21 family transposase produces MANKITDMSKIRKVIKFYCDGKSKLFISSYLSLSRNTVKKYISLFEVLGLNFELINEKTDAELELLFSHTTVESISPKLQKLHDFFPKMERELKKVGVTVQHMWEQYIAVNPDGYRSSQFGHHYKIWGKRVNPVMHMNHKAGDKMYVDYAGKTLSFIDKDTGEIKEVQFFVAILGASQYTYAEASMSQQKEDFVTSVENAMRFFEGTPAAIVPDNLKSAVIKSSRFEPTINETLADLAEYYQTTILPARAYKPRDKSLVEGAVKILYRRIYVTLKETKFFSLEELNQQIWDLLDAHNSRKLTGRPYSRKELFLEDEKQKLRPLPQERFEIKYQSFATVMQNGHVQLSQDKNYYSVPYQYVKKKAKLLYTKSTVEIYYKYNRIAIHPRNYKPYVYTTTPEHLASTHQFVAQWSAARFIDWASSIDEAVAEYIMQIIESRNHPEQAYKSCLGILNFEKKVGKQRLINACKRALDFRIYNFKTIQNILENNLDHIDFEQEPEQELPNHGNIRGKQYYN; encoded by the coding sequence ATGGCAAACAAAATAACAGACATGAGTAAAATTAGAAAAGTAATTAAATTCTATTGTGATGGAAAGAGTAAGTTATTTATAAGTAGCTACTTATCCCTTTCCAGGAATACGGTAAAGAAGTATATTTCTTTATTTGAAGTTCTCGGATTAAACTTTGAATTAATTAACGAAAAAACAGATGCCGAGTTAGAACTTTTGTTTTCACACACTACAGTGGAATCCATTAGCCCCAAATTGCAGAAACTTCATGATTTTTTTCCTAAAATGGAACGGGAACTAAAAAAAGTTGGAGTTACCGTACAACATATGTGGGAGCAATATATTGCCGTAAACCCTGATGGCTATAGGAGCTCACAATTTGGCCATCATTACAAAATATGGGGTAAACGAGTCAATCCAGTGATGCACATGAATCACAAAGCGGGTGATAAAATGTATGTGGATTATGCTGGAAAAACACTCTCGTTCATTGATAAAGACACGGGAGAAATCAAAGAAGTACAGTTTTTTGTAGCCATATTGGGAGCCAGTCAATACACCTATGCCGAAGCTTCAATGAGCCAGCAAAAAGAAGATTTTGTTACTTCGGTAGAAAATGCCATGCGTTTTTTTGAAGGCACTCCTGCGGCAATTGTCCCCGATAATTTAAAATCGGCAGTGATAAAAAGCAGTCGTTTTGAACCTACTATCAATGAAACCCTGGCTGATTTAGCGGAATATTATCAAACCACAATCTTACCTGCCAGGGCTTATAAACCAAGGGATAAATCATTGGTTGAAGGTGCGGTAAAGATATTGTACAGAAGGATTTACGTAACTCTAAAAGAAACCAAATTCTTTTCTCTAGAAGAATTAAACCAGCAGATATGGGATTTATTAGATGCTCATAATAGTCGAAAACTCACAGGACGTCCTTACTCCCGTAAAGAATTGTTTTTAGAAGATGAGAAACAAAAACTACGCCCACTACCACAAGAACGCTTTGAAATCAAATACCAATCCTTTGCAACGGTGATGCAAAACGGACATGTCCAATTAAGTCAAGACAAAAATTACTATAGTGTTCCGTATCAATATGTAAAGAAAAAAGCGAAACTCTTGTATACCAAATCAACGGTAGAGATCTATTACAAATACAATCGAATAGCCATTCATCCGAGGAATTACAAACCTTATGTCTATACCACAACCCCAGAACATTTAGCCAGTACACACCAATTTGTAGCCCAATGGAGCGCTGCCCGCTTCATTGATTGGGCCAGCAGTATTGATGAGGCAGTAGCAGAATATATCATGCAGATAATCGAAAGCAGGAACCATCCTGAACAGGCTTATAAAAGTTGTTTAGGAATACTCAACTTCGAAAAAAAGGTTGGTAAACAGCGATTAATAAATGCCTGTAAACGGGCACTTGATTTTAGAATTTACAATTTTAAGACCATACAAAATATTTTAGAAAACAACTTAGACCATATTGATTTTGAGCAAGAACCCGAGCAGGAACTCCCGAATCACGGTAACATAAGAGGAAAACAGTATTATAACTAA
- the istB gene encoding IS21-like element helper ATPase IstB: MNESTVTKMKQMKLYGMFNAFKTAIESGKTDHYTLDQFVSMIIDAEWDERHNRRIERSIKNARFHYKSNIESINFDQTRNLDRNMVLRLAECEFVEKNENILITGSTGVGKSYLGTALGYQACIQGFKVSYFNTSKLFAKLKMAKADGSYLRELAKIERQDVIILDDFGLQALDSHNRITLLEIIEDRHNNGSIIVTSQIPVQGWYDIIGEKTIADAILDRLIHQSHRIELHGESM, encoded by the coding sequence ATGAATGAATCCACAGTAACAAAAATGAAACAAATGAAGCTTTATGGTATGTTCAATGCTTTTAAAACAGCCATTGAAAGCGGGAAAACAGACCACTACACGCTAGATCAGTTTGTATCGATGATTATTGATGCCGAATGGGATGAAAGACATAATCGTCGCATTGAACGCAGTATCAAGAATGCCCGATTCCATTACAAATCAAATATTGAAAGTATCAATTTTGACCAAACCCGTAATCTGGATCGAAACATGGTGCTACGTCTGGCAGAATGTGAATTTGTAGAAAAAAATGAAAACATCTTAATCACGGGAAGTACAGGTGTAGGTAAGAGCTATTTAGGTACAGCATTGGGTTATCAAGCCTGTATACAAGGTTTTAAAGTGAGTTATTTTAATACATCGAAGTTGTTTGCTAAATTAAAAATGGCCAAAGCAGATGGCTCTTACCTGCGAGAGCTTGCTAAAATTGAAAGGCAAGACGTCATTATACTTGACGATTTTGGACTCCAAGCATTAGATAGTCATAACCGAATTACCCTTTTAGAGATCATTGAAGACAGGCATAATAATGGTTCTATAATTGTAACATCACAAATCCCAGTGCAAGGCTGGTATGACATCATTGGAGAAAAAACAATAGCTGATGCAATTTTGGATAGGCTGATACATCAATCTCACCGAATCGAATTGCACGGAGAATCTATGTGA
- a CDS encoding AAA family ATPase, translating into MHLSELKLWNFRKYGSEIFELDNPDLIVPFNRGLNVLIGENDSGKTAIIDAIKLVLKTHAYEWIKVDDFDFYKDSEKLRIELEFKGLVQIPVILTTQFQFKVTTQFQFKVST; encoded by the coding sequence ATGCATCTATCAGAACTCAAACTTTGGAATTTTAGAAAATATGGTTCAGAAATTTTTGAACTTGATAATCCTGATTTAATTGTCCCTTTTAATAGAGGTTTGAATGTTTTAATTGGAGAAAATGACTCTGGTAAAACTGCTATTATTGATGCAATCAAATTAGTTTTAAAAACTCATGCTTATGAGTGGATTAAAGTTGATGATTTTGATTTCTATAAGGATTCTGAAAAGTTAAGAATTGAACTTGAATTTAAAGGACTAGTGCAAATTCCAGTGATATTGACCACCCAATTCCAATTTAAAGTGACCACCCAATTCCAATTTAAAGTGAGCACCTAA
- a CDS encoding MarR family transcriptional regulator: MEKLKEYIHQILGKDLEIKELSKDYTNKLPFLFKNNFNFYVTHLHNHELILVQVNKEDAFNAAQLRQQVLAIQKVLDKRIIIVTEDITAINRKRLIDQKISFIVPGKQMFLAELLIDIQDFNKDKAFQKEFLLLPSSQLILLYQILHREDNLSQYTFKELAEKFQYTQMGITKAIENLKRLAIVEVVGTKEKNIVFETDIQKLWKSIEKHLVNPVLKTVYVDEKPTIKMYCSNATALEEYSDMNPSRLEYFAIEKSKFYELEKTNQLVNLNNESGNYALEVWKYNPELITKGITKKNNVDPLSLYISLKDGFIDERTDMALDQIIEKYIW, translated from the coding sequence ATGGAAAAATTAAAAGAATACATCCATCAAATACTAGGAAAAGACCTTGAAATAAAAGAGTTATCAAAAGATTACACCAATAAATTACCGTTCCTTTTCAAAAACAATTTTAATTTTTATGTCACTCATTTACACAATCACGAATTAATTTTAGTACAGGTTAATAAAGAAGATGCTTTCAATGCTGCACAATTAAGACAACAAGTTTTAGCAATCCAAAAAGTATTAGACAAAAGAATTATTATTGTTACAGAAGACATCACGGCTATAAACCGGAAAAGACTTATTGACCAAAAAATTAGTTTCATCGTTCCGGGAAAACAAATGTTTCTTGCTGAATTACTTATTGATATTCAAGATTTTAATAAGGACAAAGCATTTCAAAAAGAATTCCTGCTGCTACCTTCCTCTCAATTAATTTTGCTATATCAAATACTGCACAGAGAAGATAATTTAAGTCAATATACCTTCAAAGAACTGGCAGAAAAATTCCAATACACACAAATGGGAATAACAAAAGCAATTGAAAATTTGAAAAGATTAGCTATTGTTGAGGTTGTTGGAACTAAAGAAAAAAATATTGTGTTTGAAACTGATATACAAAAACTTTGGAAAAGTATTGAAAAACATCTTGTAAATCCAGTACTAAAAACAGTTTATGTAGATGAAAAACCAACAATAAAAATGTATTGCTCTAACGCTACGGCATTGGAAGAATACAGTGATATGAATCCAAGTAGATTGGAGTATTTTGCCATAGAAAAAAGCAAATTCTATGAGTTAGAAAAAACAAACCAATTAGTAAATCTAAATAATGAAAGCGGAAACTATGCTTTAGAAGTTTGGAAATATAATCCGGAATTAATCACAAAAGGAATCACAAAGAAAAATAATGTAGATCCATTGTCTTTATACATTAGCTTGAAAGATGGGTTTATTGACGAAAGAACAGATATGGCATTAGACCAAATAATAGAAAAATACATATGGTAA
- a CDS encoding metallophosphoesterase: MENNMKIQYCSDLHLEFPDNKKYILQNPIKPEGEILILAGDIVPFAIMDKHQDFFDYISEHFKLTFWIPGNHEYYYYDIAEKSGVLDEQIRDNVFLVNNCTKEISGVKFVFSTLWSNISPAKYWLIKESLSDFKVIKCNEHLLNPDDYNKLHQDSIEFLHKVLENDTSKKTIVITHHAPTFINYPEKYADSKINEAFASELTDFIEDNNVAYWIYGHHHTNVNDFIVGNTKLLTNQLGYVKYNENIGYSDRAIISI, from the coding sequence ATGGAAAATAATATGAAAATTCAATATTGTTCAGATCTACATCTTGAATTCCCTGACAACAAAAAGTATATTCTTCAAAACCCAATAAAGCCCGAAGGAGAAATTCTAATATTGGCTGGGGATATTGTGCCTTTTGCAATAATGGATAAACATCAAGATTTCTTCGACTATATTTCTGAGCATTTCAAATTGACTTTTTGGATACCCGGTAATCACGAATATTACTACTATGATATTGCCGAGAAAAGTGGTGTTTTGGATGAACAAATCAGAGACAATGTATTTTTGGTAAACAATTGTACCAAAGAAATTTCGGGAGTGAAATTTGTATTCTCTACCTTGTGGTCGAATATTTCTCCTGCCAAATACTGGTTAATTAAAGAAAGTTTATCTGACTTTAAAGTCATAAAATGTAATGAGCATCTTTTAAATCCAGATGATTACAATAAGTTACACCAAGACAGTATAGAGTTTCTCCATAAGGTATTGGAAAATGACACATCTAAAAAAACGATTGTTATCACGCATCATGCGCCTACATTTATCAATTACCCTGAAAAATATGCCGATAGTAAAATCAATGAGGCTTTCGCTTCTGAATTGACTGATTTTATTGAAGATAACAACGTAGCATATTGGATTTATGGACATCATCACACCAACGTCAATGATTTCATAGTTGGAAATACAAAATTATTAACAAACCAATTAGGATATGTCAAGTACAATGAGAATATAGGATATAGCGACAGAGCTATTATTTCAATATAA